The nucleotide window TCATATCAACACTGTAAGTTGAAATGAAACAGCTGGGAACGTGAGCACAATGGATCATGGTGATAATATTATTTGACATGCGATGGTTGAATGGCCGAAACATGAGGGCAGAAGGCAATCATACCTCCAGGGTCCCGCATTGGAGTCTGAAAAGGATGTAGTGGCGTCCTAGACGGGTGCATTGGTGTTTCACTACCCAACGAAAATCGGGGTTCACTGGTGATAATAAGTCCTGTTAGTAATTGAACAAATGCCCAAAATGCAacggagagagggagagagagagagagagaattaCCGGAATGGTGTTGCAACAGTAGGTGTGTCGGCAATATCATCCCTCTTAACTGTATTTTGGTACCATATTAGCAACAAGCACATGAGAAATCAaagaatgcaataaaatatgattaCTCGCCTGTGACAATCTTCATTAACGAATCAAGCTCCACACGCACAAGCACCCCAGTCACCTCTTTAACGCGGCCACGGTACCCTTTGTAAGGACCAGATTTAATTTTGATACACTTGCCAACCAAGGCATCATGTCCTCTTCCACCACGACCACCTCCTCCAAATCTTCCACCATCTGCATTGAATGACAAGGCCATATTACTACATCAGCTTCAGTTAACAAAGCTACCGTGTTTGCCCAATTAACGGAGCTGGCTGAGAATCAACACTGAAGCAGAACACATATTTTTCACATTCACAAAATGAGGCACAGAAGTTTCATACAGTTCATTTGTGGTCCTCTTGGGGGCAGCCTTCCTGGAGACTGCAAAATGCTTGCCGGGGATCTCAAAGCCCCCATCCTAGCATCTGCAGCATCCATACCCTGCATGCACAAAACAAATGGCAAGTTAATCcacaaaaacataatcagattttATTTACCAAGAGTACTAATACTCCAGCACAAACATTTCCACGACGGCCACCAGTCGATCCACCGACAAGAATGCACGATTGTGCTTTTGCACAAATGAAGCCTGCATGTTCAAGGTGGTGCCTATCATATATGAACAATATCCCCTTATGTATGTGTTCCACAGGTCCTTGTGTTCCCTAGTTCAAGAGGCAAAAAATGAATGTAACTGTACTGGGATTACATAATAAAGCGCTGCTCAAATATAATAATAAATGTGAAAGGATACACACCTTACATGCTCCCTCGACAACTCTGACAACATCCTTAGTTGCAACCATATTATTAAACTTATCTTTCGCTGATGTACGCCGATCAATCTTGCTTTTTATTTCTCTTAATTTTACAAGCACCACTTCAGGTCTATCTGGCACTCCTTTCAGAACCTAAACATAAGTGTCGTAAATATTTTGTGGACTTGAACATCCATTAAAGATCCTGAGAAACAAACTTGCCTGGAATGCTTCAGTTTCCACTCTTATAATAACCCCAAATGACAAGTTGCTGAAAATATTGGAAATTAAGGTAAGCACTTGCACAAATGAGCTAACCTTATGGTACACTGGAAAGACAACTTACTCTAAAAgaacaagatcatgtagttcataATCACCGATTCTTGTAATTCCTGTGGTGATTTCAGAACTCTCCACAACATGGTCGGCAAACACACGTATCTGTGATCATCATGAAAAGATGAGAACACAGTTAAGAAGTAAATTATTTAGTACAGATTAGACTGAGTCGTCTCCAAACATAATAACTATTAAATTGGACAAAAATTGCTCACGTGTTCTTTAGTTGTGTCTGATAAAATGATTAAGACATGCCCATCAACTTTAACAACCATGCCGGTGGTACCCTCTTGGACACCCGATACCACTTTCACATGATCTCCAGGTTTGAAATATTTGCAAAGTTCTTTCTCGTTGAAGGCTAATGTTTTCTGCAGTTACAAAGAGATGCATAATTCACCAGATCAAACAGCTAATGTTAATGATAGCTACAAGTGCAAATAATTACCGGAAGATCGGATATTTTTGGCCTGATGTGGACAGTTGTGTCCTCTACTTTCTCAACCCAACCCTCTAAGTTTTTTAGATCGCCTTTAACAACAATGACAGCATCACCCTTCATAAAGtgtccctttttcctattagaaAACAGAGTATTCAAGCTAGACATGTCCCCATTCATGTCATCGCCAGGTTTCTTGAACTTCTCCAATTCATCGAATGATGGCTGAATGCCCTGTGTGTGGATTGATTTTATTGAGACCGGTTTATACAGGAAACCATCTTTGAACATCAAGCCATCAACCATCTCAAAGTATTCCCCAGAGTCTTTATCCCGCCTCCGCTCCACGCGTATGTGCATTTCCCTATTTGTGTGAAAGTTAGCAAACAATGACAAAAACATAAAATAATTGATGACAGAGGAGGAGGAGAACACCTGGCTTCATCAATATTAAAGAATCTTGGTGGTGGTACAAAGGTTTTCTTCTTTGCAACCACCCTCCCTTCCTGAAATTATAAACTACCCATCAAATTCATACCATCCAAAACAAGGAATCTAAATCGTAGTCATAACAATCAGAGCAATCCGTAGCAAGTattccctccattccaaaataagtgttgtggttttagttcaaatttgaactaaaaccacgataCTTATTTTGGAACAAAGGGAGTAATATGTAATAACTCAGGACTCAGCGAACAGATGTTTTGTCTTCAGAAAAAAGCACAAGAGGGGACAAAAGAAAATAACATGAAAAAGGATAACttaaatactactccctccgttcttaaatataagtctttttagagatttctataaggactacatacggatgtatatagacatattttaaagtgtagattcactcattttgctccgtatgtagtccgcGTTGGAATCTttaaaaaagacttatatttaggaacaaagggaGTACTTATGATATACACCTCTGTACcttaatataagacatttttCCAGTTCATCTTATATTAAGTTAGAGGTAGTATCATCTTGTATCACAGATCAACCTATCGTTACGCCAAATAAGATTTAGAAAAAAAGAGATATGTGACTTACCAGTTTACTAGCCAAAACTTGTAAATCTATTCTAGGGATGAGCTTCACAGTTACCCTTTGGCGTACATTGTCAACATCAACAACCTGCAAAAAGACCATCTTAGTTTCTAGAGAAACATATCTAAGAGAAGTGATGTGATCGTACCTTAGCAAGGTCACCTTTATATACTCCCAGCTTCATTCGGACCCAAGTATCCCTTGCAAGATCAACATTCTTGCTCTCAACATAGAGGACGTCTGCCATTTCTTTTATTGGGACTAACGTTATTTTTGCCGAAGCATAGATATTTCGTAGACCTTTGCAAGCCTGCATATAAATAATTAGTAGGGCTGTGCTACCAAAAGAAATATAATGCCACGCATATGCATACCTCCTTGACATGGGCCTCTTTTTCCGCTTCGACATAAATATAATTTTTTAAATGATCTAACGCAACAACAGACTTTATCTGGAGATCTGTCCTATCAATGAACTTTTGCATTAGACAGATTGCTGTCTCCCTCTCATGCCCAATCTGAAATCATAACGTGACATTAGTAGAGTACAGGCAGTGCTAAGAAAAGATGGCAGGTAGTTCAATTAAGCTACAGCTTCCCTACCGCACATTTCACCATCCAAAGCTTTGGATCTTTCACAGATGGCAAGAGAGCTTGCTGTTCAACGTCTGCAGCTTCCTCTCCATACTCAATATGAGTAGATCTTGCATATCTCTCCCGTACTTGTCGTTCAATCTCATCAATATCCTCTTCTTCGTCCCTCATAGGGATAGAGTGACGTGATCTGGAGCCCCTGCCGGCGTCGTCATCAGGAATGTCGGCTCCAGCATCATTGATAAAGTCTGAACAATGGCCAATGAACAGAGATCAGAGGCAGAGCATTAGAATTTAGAAACCTATCTAGCCTTGCTTCTGTAAATCAGTATGATAACTGTTATGAAACTAGTTCAGCATCCGTCCAGTACACATCTGAATAGTGTTAAATTCCTTGGTAACACTAACAGAACACTGAATTTTCTGTAATAGCCATCACAATATCTCAACACACTAACGTCTCATTTATTTCCGTAAATAACCATCTAATTCGTCAATTAGTTCAATCCAGATCCTCTGATCCTCAAGCAGCAGTAAAGGCAGGTCAATCAATTTTATATTCTAGTACAGTCGTTTCTATTACACAAATGCAACACCGCTAGTGGCAGATACATGGCAGATGTACTGAAATAGATCAGAAAACTGCTACAAAAATACCAGATGGTTTTGCTAATGTTCAACCATTGCTTCCCTTAACCTACTAGAACTAGGGGAACCATCATCATATTGACAAAGCATGATTCTTCATGGATTCTGACAATCAATTGGAACAAGAGAGCTATGACTCAGATCTGTCATGAATTAGTGGGACCATCAGTGCCAAAAGATATGTTGCTCGGGACCTGATGTGTCATTTACAGATACTAGCACTGGTTACCAGCATGAAGCATGTTGTCATGTAATACAAAATGCAGGAGCTAGATTGAAAAGGCTCCATTAGAAATAGTTTTTAGTTGGCTCCTCCCATTCAAATGGCAATTCTAGGGTTTTGAGTGAACCATGCACTGTATTTTGTAGCACGTGAAGATTTTGACGGGTACAATGAGGACAGGTGCAAAATAGATTATATCAAGTGTTTCTTCGGAAATTATCTATCGATATCCATACCAATATAAGAAGTACTACTTAGGGTTTGACGCAGACCATCTTAGTCATCCAATTCAGTCTGACGGCTCAACAATAAAATTGACCATCTAAAAAATTGTGTTTACACATTGAACCCCTTGATGACACCATACTGAATATCCTTTACAGCCCCTCTTTCAAATTGTGGAGAATTGCACGATCTGTTTATCATTTTAGCCATGACACTATGATTGGTTACCATACTTACAGATCCACGTGATGTATTTCATAAATGCTGTGGTCACCAATGTTCAGGATAAAAGCAGGGGAATATGAAATCTGGCGGATTTCTTTTTACTCCTAGGAGACATAGTTTATATTGGGCAAACCTTGCATCACACAATTACACCAGTCAAATATACAGGACATAATGTCGTGCTATTTTCCTTGCTCATAACAATGAATCTTTTAAGCCGTGCTGCAGTTTACAGATCAACAATTAACTGGTTTTCACCATGGTAGCAAAAGATATGTCAAGCTTAATATGTACTTTTTAACTGCACCAGATCAAGTTGTATTCACAGCTATTTTGTCCAGCATTCGGAAGACTCTATGAATTTAGATAACTACCCAAGACAAGAAAAGGAAGTAGTGTTGTTCAGTTAGGTCATACGCATGGTCTGCTTGACACAAGACTGGAAGTACTTACTAGTTACTACTACTAGTGGTTAATACTACATAATCTTCGATTAGTTCTGTTCCATGTAGGATGTGATAACATAGATTTATTCAGAAACAGCTTGTCTATAGCTCTATAGGGAGCACAATTTCGGCATAATTTTAATGaacaaaaaggaaacaaagatcTATAAACATTATGTGTGCTTTCAAACAGGAAAGTTCACATGCCTGAAAAAACTCTCGACTTGACTCGAGTCCAAGCTCAGGATCAAACATTACCATAGAGTATAGCATCAATAAGGGGGTTAATGTCATCCTATTAGTATTCAAATTATTTtactagaagatgggcatcaAAAATCTTCACCACCTCTCAATGAACATAAGCACAGCAACAGATCAGAACTGAAGCAACCAAATCAGCTTAAGCTTGAACGAGCATGTACTACCAAGTAATGATCGGAATATACAAagttctactccctccgtccagaatTACTTGTGGCGGAAATGGAtctatctagacgtattttagttcaagatacatccatttttatagatttctgcgacaagtaatttggaCGGAGGTGGAGTACTAAATAACCACAAGTCTCAGTGTGCAACCATTGCCCATGACAACTAAACGATAACAAGCTCCAATTTATGACTAAAGAAAGCCATAGAATGGCATCAAAATCGCTGACACCTAGCTCTTAGGTAAAATTCAATACTACTATGTCCTAATATTTCCACCAACATCGCTGACCGCAGATCATGCATAAAAATAATAACAGCACCCAAAGAACAGAACAGGATAAAAAATCACTTGCACCTCAAATCTAGTTCTGCAAATCAAGCCAGGCAGGTTCAGATCTCGCCAAAGGCCGCGGAGATATGCAAAGCATGGCATCGTAACCGCAATCGGATAGCGCAAAAACTAAAACTCACCATCCTCGCCTTcgccttcgtcctcctcctcctcgtcctcgtcgACCTGCGCCTCCTCGTCGAAGAACCcgcgcacgccgccgccgcccttcttCCTCGGGCGGCTCCCGCCGTCGTCCTCctcgtcctcgtcgtcgtcctcgatGGCCGAGTCGTCGATGAAGTTGTCCTGGCGCGATCTCTTCCGCACCCCGCCGGCGGGGGCGCGGGAGCGGGAGGCCGCCTTGCCCCGGCCCCTCGCCTCCTCCTCGTAGTCGTCCCCctcgtcgtcctcctcgtcgTCGAGGTCGTaggcctcctcctcgtcctcctcctcctcctcgacctcgtcgtcgtcgtcgtcgcggCCGCGGCGAGCCATGGGTGGATTTGGCGGCTAGGTTTTCGGGCGCTCGCGAAGGGGCGTCGAGGGGAAAGGGGAAACTCCTCTCCTCAGACGAGTCGTGCCCGTGCGCGCAGGCGAAGGCGAGGTGTAGCCTGGGCTAGCCCACTGAGGGGCTGCGGGCTGCGTCGCGTCGCGCTCTGGACCGTTGGATCGTGTCGGGAGCTCTACGATTCGGGAACTCGATGGGCTGGCTCCGCTGGCCCACTGGTTGGACCGTAAGTGGATACCCTCTCGTGTGTATATCCTTTTCCGTTCTCTGACAGACAATCCGGGTACGACGACGTCACCTGCTTTTTTTTCACTGAAAATGAAAAA belongs to Triticum urartu cultivar G1812 chromosome 7, Tu2.1, whole genome shotgun sequence and includes:
- the LOC125523350 gene encoding putative transcription elongation factor SPT5 homolog 1; this translates as MARRGRDDDDDEVEEEEEDEEEAYDLDDEEDDEGDDYEEEARGRGKAASRSRAPAGGVRKRSRQDNFIDDSAIEDDDEDEEDDGGSRPRKKGGGGVRGFFDEEAQVDEDEEEEDEGEGEDDFINDAGADIPDDDAGRGSRSRHSIPMRDEEEDIDEIERQVRERYARSTHIEYGEEAADVEQQALLPSVKDPKLWMVKCAIGHERETAICLMQKFIDRTDLQIKSVVALDHLKNYIYVEAEKEAHVKEACKGLRNIYASAKITLVPIKEMADVLYVESKNVDLARDTWVRMKLGVYKGDLAKVVDVDNVRQRVTVKLIPRIDLQVLASKLEGRVVAKKKTFVPPPRFFNIDEAREMHIRVERRRDKDSGEYFEMVDGLMFKDGFLYKPVSIKSIHTQGIQPSFDELEKFKKPGDDMNGDMSSLNTLFSNRKKGHFMKGDAVIVVKGDLKNLEGWVEKVEDTTVHIRPKISDLPKTLAFNEKELCKYFKPGDHVKVVSGVQEGTTGMVVKVDGHVLIILSDTTKEHIRVFADHVVESSEITTGITRIGDYELHDLVLLDNLSFGVIIRVETEAFQVLKGVPDRPEVVLVKLREIKSKIDRRTSAKDKFNNMVATKDVVRVVEGACKGTQGPVEHIHKGILFIYDRHHLEHAGFICAKAQSCILVGGSTGGRRGNGMDAADARMGALRSPASILQSPGRLPPRGPQMNYGGRFGGGGRGGRGHDALVGKCIKIKSGPYKGYRGRVKEVTGVLVRVELDSLMKIVTVKRDDIADTPTVATPFREPRFSLGSETPMHPSRTPLHPFQTPMRDPGATPIHDGMRTPMRSRAWAPMSPPRDNWEDGNPDTWGSSPAYQPGTPPARPYEAPTPGSGWANTPGVSYNDVPTPREGNYANAPSPYVPSTPVGQPMTPNSAAYLPGTPGGQPMTPGNAGMDIMSPVIGGEGEVNWALPDVLVNVLAAGDEGPGVVREVLGDGTCRVALGSSGNGDIVTVLPTELEVIRPKKSDRIKIMNGTFRGFVGKLIGIDGSDGIVKLDDTYEVKILDMVILAKLAA